Proteins encoded in a region of the Leishmania donovani BPK282A1 complete genome, chromosome 14 genome:
- a CDS encoding protein kinase, putative, whose product MLEATNAARRRTSSIEQRNSYEALMHAIENRVNGDTVNITSIESKDAAASTGGYAAAPATAPAAPKHVDPMATNGISQSEMLSAHLTEQLTDIPAALSPGSCVRQQSQQLPPAQRKKYGKEEVPTVAAAETDAAVRNTQQPAVPSQQQQQQCQRADMKHHADVADVGSEDDDDDGGAAQGDNEQALSLAALHSQPPITRRHAPTAMLEADEDEDDDDGTAYDGVKTQVLFKPVNRAAYREVVASTWKPEGLTRRTNTAGSGSQQNRNSNSSSSASEYKDSPHHPNSSDDDDEAIATMATRNKTGRAAARTAPSMKVFRVPSFPYGGGVTEQQARILQRQFDECIHNGEHLSSNAAGPALITKRDFDSGNYTEVSAATAQMDTTSFQPTSPYEFVVEVERDVRFDAVKAREERRHRFRQLVREKRAPATMGTFNLRVIMDPFKTGFEEEKNFPIVPGTVIAGRYEIIQMLGKATFSRAVRCYDLQDPIYNEDEESDEGEYEDDVDDDDANSATASPADGTENVACIGKGGVTTASCRGSDTATTASASKQQVKSVNTATKSRLKPKRRILGYGQVCLKIINNTKDFFDQSLDEIRLLTLLNRQKDPDDAHIVRLIDAFYYKEHVMLVTELLRDTLYDYGKYNREEEKEFYFTLPRLRRLTRQIVEALTYVHSLNLIHTDLKPENIMFVSYSRCIVKVIDFGSSCFLSDHLSSYIQSRSYRAPEVVLGCDYDGRIDVWSLGAILVEMVTGDVLFTSDTVPEMLARIVYVCGTPFPRRMLWEGRHTSDYINKFGCIYEYGGGADGQHDRPEKGDTDDGEEPYCLYTPVPTMAPHTCASSRKSRAAAAVPPPPRTTTAPYSVLREKLAAANMVDEEFIAFVEACLMLDHKKRPTSAELLEHPFIRDVVL is encoded by the coding sequence ATGCTGGAGGCGACGaacgcggcgcggcgccgcacgagcTCGATCGAGCAGCGAAACTCGTACGAGGCTCTCATGCACGCCATTGAAAACCGCGTGAACGGCGATACAGTGAACATTACTAGTATTGAGAGCAAAGACGCGGCCGCTTCCACCGGCGGCTacgcagcggcacccgcgACGGCGCCCGCCGCCCCCAAGCACGTCGATCCCATGGCGACGAACGGCATTTCCCAGTCGGAGATGCTCTCGGCACATCTCACGGAGCAGCTGACCGACATTCCAGCCGCGCTGTCGCCCGGGAGCTGCGTGAggcagcagtcgcagcaaCTCCCGCCGGCTCAGCGAAAAAAATATGGAAAGGAGGAAGTTCCGACggttgcagcagcggagacggACGCCGCTGTGCGCAACACGCAGCAGCCTGCGGTGCCttcacagcagcagcagcagcaatgcCAGCGTGCGGATATGAAgcaccacgcggatgtgGCAGACGTGGGCTcagaggacgacgacgatgacgggGGTGCGGCCCAGGGCGACAATGAGCAAGCGCTGTCTTTGGCAGCGTTGCACTCGCAGCCGCCAATAACGCGCCGCCATGCGCCCACTGCGATGCTCGAGGCAGATGAGGACGAGGATGATGATGACGGCACTGCCTACGACGGGGTCAAGACCCAGGTACTCTTCAAGCCAGTCAACCGCGCCGCTTACcgcgaggtggtggcgtcGACGTGGAAGCCAGAGGGCCTGACGCGCCGCACCAACAccgccggcagtggcagccaGCAGAACCGGAAtagcaacagcagcagcagtgcgagtGAGTACAAGGACAGCCCTCATCATCCAAACTCGTCTGACGACGATGATGAGGCGATCGCGACGATGGCGACTCGCAACAAGACAGGCAGGGCGGCTGCTCGGACAGCGCCGTCTATGAAAGTGTTTCGCGTTCCCTCGTTCCCGTATGGCGGTGGTGtgacggagcagcaggcgcggatcctgcagcggcagttTGACGAGTGCATCCACAACGGCGAGCACCTCAGCTCCAACGCCGCCGGACCTGCCCTCATCACGAAGCGCGACTTTGACTCGGGCAACTACACCGAGGTCTCTGCAGCCACTGCGCAGATGGATACAACCTCCTTCCAGCCGACGTCTCCGTACGAGTTTGTCGTCGAGGTGGAGCGCGACGTCCGCTTCGACGCTGTCAAGGCCCGTGAAGAGCGTCGCCATCGCTTCCGGCAGCTCGTGCGCGAGAAGCGCGCGCCGGCCACGATGGGGACTTTCAACCTGCGCGTCATCATGGACCCGTTCAAGACAGGCTttgaggaggagaagaactTCCCAATCGTGCCTGGAACCGTTATTGCCGGCCGCTACGAGATCATTCAAATGCTGGGCAAGGCCACCTTCAGCCGTGCGGTGCGCTGCTACGACCTACAGGATCCAATCTAcaacgaggacgaggagagcgacgagggcgagtacgaagacgacgtcgacgacgacgatgcgaACAGTGCCACTGCCTCGCCGGCAGATGGGACCGAGAACGTGGCTTGCATCGGCAAGGGAGGTGTGACTACTGCCTCTTGCAGGGGGTCAGACACCGCTACCACCGCCAGCGCTAGCAAGCAGCAAGTCAAGTCTGTCAACACAGCGACGAAGTCACGACTCAAGCCCAAGCGCAGGATTTTGGGGTATGGCCAAGTTTGCCTGAAGATCATCAACAACACAAAGGACTTTTTTGACCAATCGCTTGATGAAATACGGCTGTTGACGCTGCTGAACCGCCAGAAAGACCCTGATGATGCGCATATCGTGCGGCTCATCGACGCCTTCTACTACAAGGAGCATGTCATGCTCGTGACGGAACTGCTGCGCGACACCTTGTACGACTACGGCAAGTACAaccgggaggaggagaaagagtTCTACTTTACCCTTCCTCGCCTGCGCCGACTGACGCGGCAAATTGTCGAGGCGCTGACGTACGTGCACTCCCTCAACCTCATACATACCGATCTCAAGCCTGAGAACATCATGTTTGTCTCCTACAGCCGCTGCATCGTCAAGGTGATCGACTttggcagcagctgcttccTCAGCGACCACCTCAGCTCCTACATCCAGAGCCGCAGCTACCGGGCTCCAGAGGTGGTGCTGGGCTGCGACTACGACGGCCGCATTGACGTATGGTCACTTGGTGCGATTTTGGTAGAGATGGTCACAGGCGACGTGCTTTTCACCTCGGACACCGTGCCAGAGATGCTGGCGCGCATCGTGTACGTTTGCGGCACGCCGTTCCCGCGGCGCATGCTATGGGAAGGCCGTCACACAAGCGACTACATCAACAAGTTCGGGTGTATCTATGAgtacggcggcggtgcagatgGGCAGCATGACCGCCCCGAGAAGGGCGACACCGACGACGGGGAGGAGCCGTACTGCCTTTACACGCCGGTCCCGACCATGGCGCCGCACACTTGCGCATCTTCGAGAAAGTcgcgggcggcagcggcggtgccaccaccaccacggacgacgacggcccCATACAGCGTCTTGCGCGAGAAGCTGGCCGCTGCGAACATGGTGGATGAGGAATTCATTGCGTTTGTGGAGGCGTGCTTGATGCTCGACCACAAGAAGCGGCCGACAagcgcggagctgctggagcaccCCTTCATCAGGGATGTGGTGCTGtga